From a region of the Helicobacter hepaticus ATCC 51449 genome:
- a CDS encoding universal stress protein produces MTKLLFGVSDTQECRRAIQTIIRFFGHREEIELTLLHVTPEIVVYAESGIVDYGTIENIENEKSNAILNEFEQAFNKEGIACQKILKTGNPIDVVLEIVNNYDLLIIGASESSLLHRIFNSHQNSFINSSPIPVLVAK; encoded by the coding sequence ATGACAAAGCTCTTATTCGGAGTAAGCGACACACAAGAATGTCGTAGAGCTATTCAGACTATTATCCGTTTTTTTGGACATCGCGAAGAAATTGAACTCACACTTTTGCACGTAACACCAGAAATTGTTGTATATGCTGAAAGCGGAATTGTAGATTATGGCACAATAGAAAATATTGAAAATGAAAAATCAAATGCTATTCTTAATGAATTTGAACAAGCCTTTAATAAAGAAGGTATTGCTTGTCAAAAAATTCTTAAGACAGGCAACCCTATTGATGTAGTGCTTGAGATTGTTAATAACTATGATTTGCTTATCATTGGTGCGAGTGAATCTTCACTCCTTCATAGAATCTTCAATTCACATCAAAATAGCTTCATCAACTCTTCTCCCATTCCTGTTTTGGTAGCGAAATAA
- a CDS encoding pseudouridine synthase family protein codes for MPFVTNSYHIAQPLPAFLFLMRHRGYTQAQAQKVLDKKRLRQHNRVIAKNEIICGQVELSEFEACDIELEPLFFNEDFCVYDKPHNLLTHPKGRFYHYSLNDALKLRFGNYANAIHRLDKQTSGLVLCAINPQSEPELKELISTRQILKTYYAIVEGKLTQECLIDEPIALQKYKGTDLSIKSIISPYGKPSRTKLYPLAYHSPTDSTLIRVLPLTGRTHQIRLHCAHIGHRILGDPLYGTKEEYSRFYLESPALPPHQYESYFGAPYLCLNAHTLAFSFKGKSYYFTSCHNFSFIPHFATYF; via the coding sequence ATGCCTTTTGTTACTAATTCCTATCATATAGCACAGCCTCTTCCCGCTTTTTTATTTCTTATGCGGCACAGGGGTTATACCCAAGCTCAAGCTCAAAAGGTTTTGGACAAAAAACGCCTAAGGCAGCATAATCGTGTTATTGCCAAAAATGAAATTATTTGTGGGCAAGTAGAATTAAGTGAATTTGAAGCTTGTGATATAGAGCTTGAACCACTTTTTTTTAATGAAGATTTTTGTGTATATGATAAACCGCATAATCTCCTTACACACCCCAAAGGCAGATTCTATCATTACTCACTCAATGATGCCCTCAAATTACGTTTTGGCAATTATGCTAACGCTATTCATCGCCTTGATAAGCAAACAAGCGGACTTGTATTGTGCGCAATCAATCCTCAAAGTGAACCAGAGCTAAAAGAACTTATAAGCACAAGGCAGATTCTTAAAACTTATTATGCCATTGTTGAGGGCAAACTTACGCAAGAATGTCTTATTGATGAGCCTATTGCTTTACAAAAATATAAAGGCACAGATTTATCTATTAAAAGCATTATTAGCCCTTATGGCAAGCCAAGTCGCACGAAACTTTATCCTTTAGCCTATCATTCGCCTACAGATTCTACACTTATCCGTGTCTTGCCTCTCACAGGCAGAACTCATCAAATCCGTTTGCATTGCGCACATATTGGGCATAGAATCTTGGGTGATCCGCTTTATGGCACCAAAGAAGAGTATAGTAGATTCTATCTTGAATCTCCCGCATTGCCTCCTCATCAATATGAAAGTTATTTTGGCGCACCTTATTTGTGCCTTAATGCGCATACTCTTGCTTTTAGCTTTAAAGGCAAGAGTTATTATTTCACAAGTTGCCATAATTTTTCGTTTATACCGCATTTTGCGACATATTTTTAG
- a CDS encoding PDC sensor domain-containing protein encodes MFNRFSLGTKAILSVLAILSICMVLMISMLVIQATHIAKKDAKVLIFNVAKRIANDYEAHINESLVALNFAQQTLSALIQETNDMNFERRAKNRLENTLDSNQWLENGFVYIKKNALSRFNINAENLINGDMVLYAFDESPESTGGVVFLPSNDHFLSLESVKKALETGQQSIGKPHPIDYKGQSAIVLDFAYPLFDSKGNTQGVVGMSINLDWVGAQLLGNKFSVFKDDYRWVLDNQAHIIKHFNKDFLLKSLTDLNASENAKLMASDINSCQSGVYEYSNIMNTATTSGVASFPIGENSDICYAVVVTAPNSSVYASATKITIIAILGAVICLLVSAVFIALYMKRSITKRLHRISHTFFEFFNYLNYKQDKPPKPLRIIAKDELGKMGETINENIAVIENTLKQDKMLISEVLGIVDEAKRGHFGKNIKQITFNPQINELKNAINEMSVALLNLVGDDLNRTNRVFQSYRNNDFTDRY; translated from the coding sequence ATGTTTAATAGGTTTTCTCTTGGAACAAAAGCTATATTAAGCGTTTTGGCAATTTTAAGTATCTGTATGGTTTTAATGATAAGTATGCTCGTTATCCAGGCAACCCATATTGCTAAAAAAGACGCCAAAGTGCTTATCTTCAATGTCGCCAAACGCATAGCAAATGATTACGAAGCACATATCAATGAAAGTTTGGTTGCACTTAATTTTGCACAACAAACTCTATCAGCCCTTATTCAAGAAACAAATGATATGAATTTTGAACGTAGAGCAAAAAATCGACTTGAAAATACGCTTGATAGTAATCAATGGCTTGAAAATGGTTTTGTCTATATCAAAAAAAATGCCCTAAGTCGTTTTAATATAAATGCGGAGAATTTAATTAATGGCGATATGGTTTTATATGCTTTTGATGAATCCCCAGAATCTACAGGAGGTGTAGTATTTTTGCCTTCTAATGACCACTTTTTGAGCTTAGAATCTGTAAAAAAAGCTTTGGAAACGGGTCAGCAATCTATTGGTAAGCCTCACCCAATAGACTATAAGGGACAATCTGCCATCGTCCTTGATTTTGCCTATCCATTATTTGATAGCAAAGGTAACACACAAGGTGTGGTGGGTATGAGCATTAATCTTGATTGGGTGGGAGCACAATTATTGGGCAATAAATTTTCAGTCTTTAAAGATGATTATCGTTGGGTTCTAGATAATCAAGCACATATTATCAAACACTTCAATAAAGATTTTCTTTTAAAAAGCTTAACTGATTTAAATGCAAGCGAAAATGCTAAATTAATGGCTTCTGATATAAATTCTTGCCAATCGGGCGTATATGAATATAGTAATATTATGAATACTGCTACAACTTCAGGAGTAGCAAGTTTCCCTATTGGTGAAAATAGCGATATATGCTATGCTGTTGTTGTTACTGCGCCCAATAGTTCAGTGTATGCTTCAGCCACGAAGATTACTATAATTGCTATATTAGGAGCTGTGATATGCTTACTTGTTTCAGCAGTATTTATTGCTTTGTATATGAAAAGAAGTATTACCAAAAGACTTCATCGCATCTCTCACACATTTTTTGAATTTTTTAATTATCTTAACTATAAGCAAGATAAACCACCCAAACCTCTTCGTATCATTGCTAAAGATGAGCTAGGCAAAATGGGAGAAACTATCAATGAAAATATTGCTGTGATTGAAAATACTCTCAAGCAAGATAAAATGCTTATTAGTGAAGTTTTAGGTATAGTTGATGAAGCAAAAAGAGGTCACTTTGGTAAAAATATCAAGCAAATAACTTTTAATCCCCAGATTAATGAGCTTAAAAATGCTATTAATGAAATGTCGGTTGCACTTTTAAATCTTGTAGGAGATGATTTAAACAGGACAAACCGCGTATTTCAATCCTATCGTAATAATGATTTTACCGATAGATATTGA
- a CDS encoding methyl-accepting chemotaxis protein, with protein sequence MILPIDIENARGMGIAINELGDSICKMLRDSMRYAKDLEAKSKEIESVIDELTQGSNSQASSLEQTAQAVEEITSSMQNVSGKTGEVIQQSEDIKNVIGIIRDIADQTNLLALNAAIEAARAGEHGRGFAVVADEVRKLAERTQKSLGEIEANTNLLVQSINDMGESIREQTTGVTQINEAISQLEALTQENANIANHSQKISNALDDVASKILNDANKKKFS encoded by the coding sequence ATGATTTTACCGATAGATATTGAAAATGCTCGTGGTATGGGCATAGCCATCAATGAATTAGGAGATTCTATCTGTAAAATGCTTCGTGATTCTATGCGATATGCCAAGGATCTTGAAGCCAAATCAAAAGAAATAGAATCTGTAATAGATGAGCTCACGCAAGGTTCTAATTCCCAAGCTTCCTCTTTAGAACAAACAGCTCAAGCAGTAGAAGAGATTACAAGTTCTATGCAAAATGTAAGTGGTAAGACTGGAGAAGTTATCCAACAAAGTGAAGATATTAAAAATGTTATAGGTATCATTAGAGATATAGCAGACCAAACAAACTTACTTGCTCTTAATGCAGCAATAGAAGCTGCAAGAGCAGGAGAACACGGAAGAGGATTTGCTGTTGTTGCAGATGAGGTGCGAAAATTAGCCGAGAGAACTCAAAAGAGCTTAGGAGAGATTGAAGCTAATACAAATCTCTTAGTGCAAAGTATTAATGATATGGGAGAATCTATTAGAGAGCAAACTACTGGAGTTACTCAAATTAATGAGGCTATATCACAGCTTGAAGCACTCACACAAGAGAATGCAAATATTGCTAATCATTCGCAAAAAATTAGCAATGCTCTTGATGATGTTGCCTCAAAGATTTTAAATGATGCAAATAAAAAGAAATTCTCATAG
- the msrA gene encoding peptide-methionine (S)-S-oxide reductase MsrA has product MAVIYLAGGCFWGIQGYFDKLKGTLCSQVGYANSAVENPSYEFVCSGNSGAVEALELHYDEDLLPLREIIGRFLSVINPCALNFQGNDIGTQYRNGVYFVQESDESIIKECLKLWEKKHHKKAVTEVEKLQNFYSAELYHQKYLEKNALGYCHINTDLALQKWEE; this is encoded by the coding sequence ATGGCAGTAATTTATCTTGCAGGCGGCTGTTTTTGGGGAATACAAGGCTATTTTGATAAGCTTAAAGGCACACTTTGCTCACAGGTGGGCTATGCTAATAGTGCAGTTGAGAATCCAAGCTATGAGTTTGTATGCAGTGGTAATAGTGGAGCAGTGGAAGCTTTGGAGTTACATTATGATGAGGATCTACTTCCCTTGCGTGAAATTATAGGGAGATTTTTATCTGTTATCAACCCTTGTGCGCTTAATTTTCAAGGCAATGACATTGGCACACAATATCGCAATGGTGTATATTTTGTGCAAGAGAGCGATGAGAGTATTATTAAAGAATGTCTAAAACTTTGGGAGAAAAAGCATCACAAAAAAGCAGTGACAGAGGTTGAAAAATTGCAAAATTTCTATTCCGCAGAATTGTATCATCAAAAATATTTAGAGAAAAATGCACTTGGGTATTGCCATATCAATACAGATTTAGCATTACAAAAATGGGAGGAATGA
- a CDS encoding molybdopterin molybdotransferase MoeA has product MTTFNQALQIGISLPPTKHTHTLPLFESYGTILAQDIIATRSLPAFDNSAMDGYAIRMQDYGTHCICDGSILAGADSSAFALAQGHTYKVMTGSMLPQNTQAVVQIEWVQEDESGVYIPALNCNQNLIQGQNIRFKGEEIAQDSLLLQRGKRLNHLDLSVIASQGISEVQSFVPLRIGIYSSGDEVIEPNQSAKAHQIYNTNATSLYTLLKQRGYECSYEGILQDDKKALCEAIEQFNKYDVIITSGGASVGDADLIKEVLQMQGAKMLFDGINVKPGRHLGFATLGKTLIILLPGNPLALLLHLHTLILSILESLQGGSAFYPQSLSLKLDEALKLKANTTSMILGRCENETFIPHNGGKIGSSSLTNMWKNNAIALFDNVQFLPKGAPIKVISYNADFCDIIDFINYEIL; this is encoded by the coding sequence ATGACAACCTTTAATCAAGCATTACAAATAGGCATTTCATTACCTCCTACCAAGCACACGCATACTTTGCCTCTTTTTGAATCTTATGGCACAATTCTTGCACAAGATATTATCGCTACACGCTCACTTCCTGCATTTGATAACTCTGCAATGGACGGCTATGCCATTAGAATGCAAGATTATGGCACACATTGTATATGCGATGGAAGCATTTTAGCAGGAGCTGATAGCAGTGCATTTGCACTTGCACAAGGACACACATATAAGGTAATGACGGGTTCAATGCTCCCTCAAAACACCCAAGCTGTCGTGCAAATTGAATGGGTGCAAGAAGATGAATCAGGTGTGTATATTCCCGCACTAAATTGTAATCAAAACCTTATTCAAGGGCAAAATATCCGATTTAAAGGCGAAGAAATAGCTCAAGATTCGCTTCTTTTACAAAGAGGCAAACGGCTTAATCACCTTGATTTAAGCGTTATCGCTTCCCAAGGCATCAGCGAAGTGCAAAGCTTTGTGCCCTTACGTATAGGGATTTATTCAAGTGGTGATGAAGTTATTGAGCCAAATCAGAGTGCCAAAGCACACCAAATTTATAACACAAATGCTACCAGTCTTTACACACTCCTCAAACAACGTGGCTATGAATGTAGCTATGAAGGCATCTTACAAGATGACAAAAAAGCTCTTTGCGAGGCTATTGAGCAATTTAATAAATATGATGTCATTATTACAAGCGGTGGAGCAAGTGTAGGCGATGCAGATTTGATTAAAGAAGTATTGCAAATGCAAGGAGCAAAAATGCTTTTTGATGGCATTAATGTCAAGCCCGGACGCCATCTTGGATTTGCTACATTAGGAAAAACACTTATTATCTTGCTGCCGGGTAATCCCCTAGCCTTACTTCTTCATCTACATACACTTATTTTGTCTATTTTGGAATCTTTACAAGGAGGAAGTGCATTCTATCCTCAAAGTCTTAGCTTAAAGCTTGATGAGGCTTTAAAGCTCAAAGCCAATACAACTTCTATGATTCTAGGACGATGTGAAAATGAAACATTTATTCCTCATAATGGCGGAAAAATTGGTTCAAGCTCGCTGACAAATATGTGGAAAAATAATGCAATTGCTCTCTTTGATAATGTGCAATTCCTGCCAAAAGGCGCACCTATTAAGGTTATTTCCTATAATGCCGATTTTTGTGATATAATAGACTTCATTAATTATGAGATTCTTTAA
- the selB gene encoding selenocysteine-specific translation elongation factor, producing the protein MSEGHNDIIVGLAGHIDHGKTTLIKALNGFDGDSLEEEKQRGITLDLSFSHLHLPSRNVAFIDVPGHNKLVKNMIAGAFGIDVLLLVIAANEGIMPQSIEHLLIADMLGISSCICVITKIDKLENPSLELPRLESDIVALFKTCDMKLYDTIALSLHSSTMPLTNAYDSLSQLKRLKTSLDSIPKPQKIDFGLFLYYIDRSFSIKGAGCVVTGSVLSGECCVGDKLYAYDIKQEVAVRGIQIHDKNATKATPSHRVALNLSGISHHQLKRGFLLSQKGYLRGFDSIDVGIFGAPQHNTIYQLYLGSSKLNAKVHLISEPITSHAFGSKPLTFATLKCDGIIFSIFSQHFILRDDEGAVLGGIILNPIIDPIKKHQRVQLLESLCKKHFDSAFSLLCSIHKKGFGLVSSTQRFCLSHTQSLQTASTLKDIFIDEKSLTLYPLSQVEYLKAHILEIFLHNKSALLSAQSLCVKIKWASLGLCQKALDELLNEKQIRYKNGLYLSQWCQIKDIKTYVQERILEILAQGHYAPPAPYNIYEELDIDKKVGDDALKALTQAHKVVRITHNLFITSSALNHIVSLMREIISTHSYVDVNLLRKRTDLSRKYLIGYLEYLDKFDDIECNENKRSFKYGT; encoded by the coding sequence ATGAGCGAGGGGCATAATGATATTATCGTTGGCTTAGCTGGGCATATTGACCACGGCAAAACAACCCTTATTAAAGCACTCAATGGCTTTGATGGCGATAGTTTAGAGGAAGAGAAACAAAGAGGCATTACACTTGATTTGAGTTTTTCTCATCTTCATTTGCCCTCACGCAATGTCGCATTTATTGATGTGCCCGGACATAATAAGCTTGTAAAAAATATGATTGCAGGGGCATTTGGTATTGATGTGTTACTTCTTGTCATTGCTGCAAATGAAGGCATTATGCCTCAAAGTATAGAACATTTACTCATTGCAGATATGTTAGGCATTAGCTCTTGTATTTGTGTAATTACCAAAATTGACAAACTTGAAAATCCCTCTTTAGAGCTACCGCGTTTAGAATCTGATATTGTCGCGCTCTTTAAAACTTGTGATATGAAACTTTATGACACTATTGCTCTTAGTCTGCATTCATCTACAATGCCACTCACAAACGCTTATGATAGTTTATCTCAACTCAAAAGGCTAAAAACAAGTTTAGATTCTATCCCTAAACCCCAAAAGATAGATTTTGGCTTATTTTTATATTATATTGATAGAAGTTTTAGCATTAAGGGTGCAGGCTGTGTAGTTACAGGAAGCGTTTTAAGCGGTGAATGTTGCGTGGGAGACAAGCTTTATGCCTATGATATAAAGCAAGAAGTCGCTGTGCGAGGAATACAAATCCACGATAAAAATGCTACAAAAGCCACTCCCTCTCATCGTGTCGCACTTAATCTCTCTGGAATCAGTCATCACCAACTCAAGCGTGGCTTTCTTCTCTCTCAGAAAGGATATTTGCGCGGCTTTGATAGTATTGATGTGGGAATCTTCGGCGCACCTCAACATAATACTATCTATCAACTCTATCTAGGAAGCTCAAAACTCAATGCGAAAGTGCATCTTATTAGTGAACCTATCACTTCTCACGCCTTTGGTTCAAAGCCTCTTACCTTTGCTACACTTAAATGTGATGGAATTATATTTAGTATATTTTCACAACATTTTATTTTACGCGATGATGAAGGTGCTGTGCTTGGTGGCATTATTTTAAATCCTATCATTGACCCTATTAAAAAGCATCAACGTGTGCAACTCTTAGAATCCCTTTGTAAAAAGCATTTTGATAGTGCTTTTAGCCTGCTTTGTTCTATTCATAAAAAAGGTTTTGGGCTTGTAAGCTCTACACAGAGATTCTGTCTTAGCCATACTCAAAGCCTCCAAACCGCTTCTACTCTCAAAGATATTTTTATTGATGAAAAATCCCTTACACTTTATCCTCTTTCACAAGTAGAATATCTTAAAGCTCATATTTTAGAGATTTTCTTGCATAATAAATCTGCTCTGCTCTCGGCTCAAAGTCTCTGTGTAAAAATAAAATGGGCAAGTCTTGGACTTTGCCAAAAAGCCCTTGATGAACTTCTTAATGAAAAGCAAATTAGATATAAAAATGGATTATATCTCTCACAATGGTGCCAAATTAAAGATATTAAAACTTATGTCCAAGAGCGCATACTTGAGATTCTTGCTCAAGGGCATTATGCACCGCCCGCACCTTATAATATTTATGAAGAACTTGATATTGACAAAAAAGTAGGTGATGACGCTCTAAAAGCTCTCACTCAAGCTCACAAAGTCGTGCGTATCACACATAATCTTTTTATCACTTCTTCCGCGCTTAATCATATAGTGAGCCTTATGCGCGAGATTATCTCCACACATAGCTATGTTGATGTAAATCTCCTACGAAAACGGACAGATTTAAGTCGCAAATACCTCATTGGTTATTTAGAATATTTAGATAAATTTGATGATATTGAATGCAATGAAAACAAACGCTCCTTTAAATACGGCACATAA
- a CDS encoding cysteine ABC transporter substrate-binding protein: MKKLLLALFGVVFMIGLSACGDNQSTKESKNALEEIKQKGVVRIGVFSDKPPFGFINEKGQNDGFDVYIAKRIAKDLLGDENKVEFVLTEAASRVEFLRSNKVDIIMANFTQTPEREAVVDFAKPYMKVALGVISPNGEIKSIDDLKGKKLIVNKGTTADAFFSKNYPDIELLKYEQNTEAFLALKDKRGDALAHDNTLLLAWAMENEGFNVGIPTLGEEENIAPAIKKGNIELKNWLDNEITSLTHEGFMKEAYEKTLAPIFGEEKMDSVIFSH; encoded by the coding sequence ATGAAAAAATTGCTTTTAGCGCTATTTGGCGTAGTATTTATGATAGGACTGAGTGCGTGTGGAGATAATCAAAGCACAAAAGAGTCAAAAAATGCCTTAGAAGAAATTAAACAAAAAGGTGTTGTGCGCATAGGAGTATTTAGCGATAAACCACCCTTTGGTTTCATCAATGAAAAAGGACAAAATGATGGTTTTGATGTTTATATTGCAAAACGCATCGCTAAAGATTTACTTGGAGATGAAAATAAAGTTGAATTTGTGCTTACTGAAGCTGCTTCTCGCGTAGAGTTTTTGCGCTCTAATAAGGTAGATATTATTATGGCAAACTTCACTCAAACTCCAGAACGCGAGGCAGTAGTAGATTTTGCTAAACCCTATATGAAAGTGGCTCTTGGTGTTATATCTCCAAATGGCGAGATTAAAAGCATTGATGACTTAAAAGGGAAAAAACTAATTGTCAATAAAGGCACAACAGCTGACGCATTCTTTAGCAAAAACTACCCTGATATTGAATTGCTTAAATATGAGCAAAATACTGAAGCTTTTCTCGCGCTTAAAGATAAAAGAGGTGATGCACTTGCTCACGATAATACTCTTTTGCTCGCGTGGGCTATGGAAAATGAAGGTTTTAACGTGGGCATTCCAACACTAGGTGAAGAAGAAAATATTGCTCCAGCAATAAAAAAAGGAAATATTGAGCTTAAAAATTGGCTTGATAATGAAATTACATCACTTACCCACGAAGGCTTTATGAAAGAAGCTTATGAGAAAACTCTCGCCCCTATTTTTGGCGAGGAAAAAATGGATTCTGTTATTTTCTCTCATTAA
- the selA gene encoding L-seryl-tRNA(Sec) selenium transferase — translation MQHLLKSLPKVDTLLAHNELKMFQKSTLLPLIQSHLSLLRENICSNTLSPKELESALNEIIPVIKKKAIEATKPTLTRVINATGVVIHTNLGRSVLSPQILDEITPFLRSYHTLEYDLAKGKRSERYTHTKQILCEMFGCEDALLVNNNAAAVLLILNTFAAHKEVIISRGELVEIGGSFRIPEVMKSASSILCEVGATNKTHLKDYENAINEQSAMIMKVHQSNFKQIGFVKQCHIKEIIHLAQKHHLIDYFDLGSGHIGALPLADEPSVREICKYKPSLLSFSGDKLLGGPQVGIIIGKSQLIAQLKHNQLLRALRVDKFSILALQATLKAYQNKEYHKIPTLAMLAFTPKELESKAKNLKKRILASSIASELEVEVIPLHSLAGGGSVPHLSFDSFGISLQAKHLQVQDFEFALRALGLISCIQGEKILLDVRTLLEGDEERIMEILGEVLSS, via the coding sequence GTGCAACATTTACTCAAATCCCTCCCCAAAGTTGATACACTACTTGCTCATAATGAACTTAAAATGTTTCAAAAATCTACACTTTTGCCACTTATTCAATCACATTTATCGCTATTGCGTGAAAATATATGCTCAAATACTCTTTCACCTAAAGAATTAGAATCTGCCCTAAACGAAATTATCCCTGTGATTAAAAAAAAAGCTATTGAGGCAACTAAACCCACGCTTACACGAGTAATTAATGCTACCGGTGTGGTGATTCACACAAATCTTGGGCGAAGTGTTCTTTCACCTCAAATCCTTGATGAAATCACACCTTTTTTGAGAAGCTATCACACGCTTGAATATGATTTAGCTAAAGGTAAAAGAAGTGAGCGATATACCCATACTAAGCAGATTCTGTGCGAAATGTTTGGTTGTGAAGATGCACTTTTGGTCAATAATAATGCTGCAGCCGTGCTTTTAATCCTCAACACCTTTGCAGCCCATAAGGAAGTGATTATTTCTCGTGGAGAGCTTGTGGAAATCGGAGGAAGTTTTAGAATCCCAGAAGTGATGAAAAGTGCTTCAAGTATCCTCTGCGAAGTAGGTGCAACAAATAAAACACATTTAAAAGATTATGAAAATGCTATTAATGAACAAAGTGCAATGATTATGAAAGTTCATCAAAGCAATTTTAAACAAATTGGCTTTGTAAAGCAATGCCATATCAAAGAAATCATACATCTTGCACAAAAACATCATCTTATTGATTATTTTGATTTAGGTAGCGGACACATAGGCGCATTGCCCCTCGCAGATGAACCAAGTGTTCGCGAAATCTGCAAATATAAACCCTCACTCCTTAGCTTTAGTGGCGATAAATTGCTCGGTGGTCCTCAAGTAGGCATTATCATCGGCAAATCACAGCTTATTGCGCAATTAAAGCATAATCAGCTTTTACGCGCTTTAAGGGTAGATAAGTTTAGTATTCTCGCCTTACAAGCAACGCTCAAAGCATATCAAAACAAAGAATATCACAAAATCCCAACTCTTGCTATGCTTGCTTTCACCCCCAAAGAGTTAGAATCTAAGGCTAAAAATCTCAAAAAACGCATACTTGCCTCATCTATTGCTTCAGAACTTGAAGTTGAAGTGATACCTTTACACTCACTCGCAGGTGGTGGGAGTGTGCCACATTTATCTTTTGATTCTTTTGGTATCTCACTTCAAGCAAAACATTTACAAGTGCAGGATTTTGAATTTGCTTTGCGAGCCTTAGGACTAATTAGCTGCATACAAGGAGAAAAGATTCTTCTTGATGTGCGGACATTACTAGAAGGTGATGAAGAGCGTATTATGGAGATTCTTGGGGAAGTATTATCCTCATAA